One genomic segment of Pelagerythrobacter marensis includes these proteins:
- a CDS encoding 3-methyl-2-oxobutanoate dehydrogenase (2-methylpropanoyl-transferring) subunit alpha, translated as MADRPDADREAGANKPALRLHVPEPKSRPGDTVDFSHVPVSQPGKQPRPDEACDARETEGLCHDLIRVLGDDDRAHGPWDPKLDPDTLRTMLGHFALVRAFDERMFRGQRQGKTSFYMKCTGEEATSVSAAMALASDDMVFPSYRQQGVLIARGYDLVEMINQIYSNKGDKLKGRQLPIMYSSREHSFFSISGNLATQTPQAVGWAMASAIKGDSRIAATWVGEGSTAEGDFHSACTFATVYNAPVILNVINNQWAISSFSGFAGSERTTFAARALGYGLAGLRVDGNDALAVYAAQRWAANRARANAGPTLIEYFTYRAEGHSTSDDPTGYRSAQEREEWPLGDPVMRLKNHLIALGEWDEDRQTEMDREAAERVKAATKEAEKNGILGHGMHQPFRTMFEDVFEELPWNLKEQAEQATRERLIKFNGGRPK; from the coding sequence ATGGCCGACAGGCCCGACGCGGACCGTGAAGCAGGGGCAAACAAGCCTGCGCTTCGGCTCCACGTTCCCGAACCCAAGTCCCGGCCCGGTGACACGGTCGATTTCAGCCACGTGCCGGTCAGCCAGCCGGGCAAGCAGCCGCGACCGGACGAGGCGTGCGACGCGCGCGAGACCGAGGGGCTGTGTCACGACCTGATTCGCGTGCTGGGCGATGACGATCGGGCCCACGGGCCATGGGATCCGAAGCTTGATCCTGATACCCTGCGCACGATGCTGGGCCATTTCGCCCTCGTGCGCGCATTCGACGAACGGATGTTCCGCGGGCAGCGGCAGGGCAAGACCAGTTTCTACATGAAGTGCACGGGGGAAGAGGCCACTTCGGTCTCGGCCGCCATGGCGCTCGCCAGCGACGACATGGTCTTCCCCAGTTATCGCCAGCAGGGCGTGCTGATCGCGCGCGGATACGACCTGGTCGAGATGATCAACCAGATCTATTCCAATAAGGGCGACAAGCTGAAGGGACGTCAGCTCCCGATCATGTATTCGAGCCGGGAACACAGCTTCTTCTCGATCAGCGGCAATCTGGCGACGCAGACGCCGCAGGCCGTGGGCTGGGCCATGGCCAGCGCGATCAAGGGTGACAGCCGCATTGCCGCGACCTGGGTCGGCGAAGGCAGCACGGCAGAAGGCGATTTCCACAGCGCCTGCACATTCGCCACCGTCTATAATGCACCGGTTATCCTCAACGTTATCAACAACCAGTGGGCGATTTCGAGTTTCTCGGGCTTCGCCGGTTCGGAACGGACGACCTTTGCCGCGCGCGCTCTCGGCTATGGTCTCGCCGGTCTGCGGGTCGATGGGAACGATGCACTGGCGGTCTATGCCGCGCAGCGCTGGGCCGCCAATCGGGCGCGCGCCAACGCCGGCCCCACGCTGATCGAGTATTTCACCTATCGCGCGGAGGGGCACTCAACCTCCGACGATCCGACCGGTTACCGCAGCGCGCAGGAGCGTGAGGAATGGCCGCTGGGCGACCCCGTCATGCGGTTGAAGAACCACCTCATCGCGCTGGGCGAATGGGATGAGGACCGCCAGACCGAAATGGACCGCGAAGCCGCCGAGCGGGTGAAGGCCGCAACGAAGGAGGCCGAAAAGAACGGCATTCTCGGTCACGGGATGCATCAGCCGTTCCGAACGATGTTCGAAGATGTGTTCGAGGAACTGCCCTGGAACCTGAAGGAGCAGGCCGAGCAGGCAACGCGCGAACGGTTGATAAAATTCAACGGAGGCCGCCCGAAATGA
- a CDS encoding thymidylate synthase, with protein MASAAIPTDSPARDHPEWQYLDLMRRIWDEGSERVDRTGIGTRSIFGATLRFDLAGGAMPLLTTKRVYWKTATREMLWFLTGETNIRPLVLQGVKIWNEWPHARYVRETGDAIALDDFVARIADDEAFAARWGDLGPVYGKQWVDWPTWRYRKDGLYEPGPGINQVAQVVESLRHNPGSRRHIIEGWNVAELDRMALPPCHKTYQFHVADGRLNCALYQRSCDVALGLPFNLWSGALLQRMLAQQVDLEPGEFVWMGGDVHLYLNHEHLIAEQLSREPQGVPRLDIVRRPQTIFEYRIDDFEVRDYTPLAAIRAPVAV; from the coding sequence ATGGCCAGTGCCGCGATCCCAACCGATTCTCCCGCCCGCGATCATCCGGAGTGGCAGTACCTCGACCTGATGCGACGCATCTGGGACGAAGGGAGCGAACGTGTGGATCGCACCGGCATCGGCACCCGTTCGATCTTTGGCGCGACGCTGCGATTCGACCTGGCGGGCGGGGCCATGCCGCTGCTGACGACGAAGCGGGTGTACTGGAAGACCGCGACGCGCGAGATGCTGTGGTTCCTGACCGGCGAGACCAACATTCGTCCATTGGTGCTGCAGGGCGTAAAGATCTGGAACGAGTGGCCGCACGCGCGCTACGTCCGCGAGACAGGCGATGCGATCGCGCTGGACGATTTCGTCGCGCGAATTGCTGACGACGAGGCATTTGCCGCGCGTTGGGGCGATCTCGGCCCGGTCTATGGCAAGCAATGGGTGGACTGGCCGACCTGGCGCTATCGCAAGGATGGGCTTTACGAACCGGGGCCGGGTATCAACCAGGTGGCCCAGGTGGTTGAATCGCTGCGGCACAACCCGGGAAGCCGCCGCCATATTATCGAAGGCTGGAACGTGGCGGAGCTGGATCGCATGGCTCTGCCGCCCTGCCACAAGACCTACCAGTTCCACGTCGCGGACGGCCGGCTGAATTGCGCGCTCTATCAACGCAGCTGCGACGTCGCATTGGGGCTGCCGTTCAACCTGTGGTCGGGTGCGCTGCTGCAGCGGATGCTGGCGCAGCAAGTGGATCTGGAGCCGGGCGAGTTCGTGTGGATGGGGGGCGACGTGCACCTCTATCTCAATCACGAGCATCTGATTGCGGAACAGCTCTCCAGGGAACCGCAGGGCGTTCCCCGGCTTGATATAGTGCGGCGCCCGCAGACCATATTCGAATACCGGATCGATGATTTCGAAGTGCGCGATTACACCCCGCTGGCGGCGATCAGGGCACCCGTGGCGGTCTGA
- a CDS encoding dihydrolipoamide acetyltransferase family protein yields MAKFTFNLPDIGEGIAEAEIVDWHVKIGDTVDEDDRLADMMTDKATVEMESPVAGKVIEVAGEVGDTIAIGSMLVVIEVEGEVPDDAEDHASEEGEGDEAAPAPAPKADEIEQRIEVENPDASDADDAAAAAPASAPKPATAEAEAPAPQPGADKSKHAKVLASPAVRKRAKDLGIDLGEVKPAADGRVRHADLDAFLSYNGAGGFASAARTRADEEIKVIGLRKRIAQNMAEAKRNIPHFSYVEECDVTDLERLRADLNAGRGDKPKLTMLPLIITAICKILPDYPMINARYDDEAGVVTRHGAVHLGMATQTDKGLMVPVIRDAQTKNLWQLAREIVRLANAARDGSAKSDELSGSTLTVTSLGPLGGVATTPVINRPEVAIIGPNRIVERPMFVPDGIGGERIEKRKLMNISISCDHRVVDGWDAASFVQALKRLIETPALMLAD; encoded by the coding sequence ATGGCGAAATTCACCTTCAACCTGCCCGACATTGGCGAAGGCATCGCCGAAGCCGAAATCGTCGACTGGCATGTCAAGATCGGCGACACCGTCGATGAAGACGATCGCCTGGCCGACATGATGACCGACAAGGCGACGGTCGAGATGGAAAGCCCGGTCGCGGGCAAAGTGATCGAGGTCGCGGGCGAAGTCGGCGATACGATCGCGATCGGTTCCATGCTCGTGGTTATCGAAGTCGAAGGCGAAGTGCCGGACGATGCCGAAGACCACGCGAGCGAAGAGGGGGAGGGCGACGAGGCCGCGCCAGCGCCCGCTCCCAAGGCAGACGAGATCGAACAGCGGATAGAGGTCGAAAACCCCGACGCAAGCGATGCGGACGATGCCGCCGCCGCTGCGCCGGCTTCGGCCCCGAAGCCGGCAACTGCCGAGGCGGAAGCGCCCGCTCCCCAACCCGGTGCCGATAAATCGAAGCACGCGAAGGTTCTCGCCAGCCCGGCGGTGCGCAAGCGGGCGAAGGATCTCGGCATCGATCTGGGCGAAGTGAAGCCAGCGGCCGATGGGCGGGTGCGTCACGCCGATCTGGATGCGTTCCTGTCCTACAACGGCGCGGGCGGTTTCGCATCCGCAGCGCGCACGCGGGCGGACGAGGAAATAAAGGTCATCGGCCTTCGCAAGCGCATTGCCCAGAACATGGCCGAGGCGAAGCGGAATATTCCGCACTTCTCCTACGTCGAGGAATGCGACGTCACCGATCTTGAGCGCCTTCGGGCCGATTTGAACGCAGGGCGGGGCGATAAGCCGAAACTGACCATGCTGCCGCTGATCATCACGGCGATCTGCAAGATTTTGCCGGATTATCCGATGATCAACGCGCGTTATGACGATGAAGCAGGCGTTGTAACCCGGCACGGCGCCGTTCATCTGGGCATGGCGACACAGACCGACAAAGGGCTGATGGTCCCCGTCATTCGCGATGCCCAGACGAAAAATCTGTGGCAACTGGCGCGCGAGATCGTGCGTCTGGCGAATGCCGCGCGGGACGGATCGGCCAAGTCGGACGAACTTTCGGGCTCCACCCTGACCGTGACTTCCCTCGGCCCGCTGGGCGGTGTTGCGACCACGCCGGTCATCAACCGGCCCGAAGTGGCGATCATCGGGCCCAATCGCATTGTCGAACGTCCGATGTTTGTCCCCGATGGAATCGGCGGCGAACGGATCGAGAAGCGCAAGCTGATGAACATTTCCATCAGCTGCGATCACCGCGTAGTCGATGGCTGGGATGCCGCGAGCTTCGTTCAGGCGCTCAAGCGGTTGATCGAAACGCCAGCCCTGATGCTGGCCGACTAG
- a CDS encoding alpha-ketoacid dehydrogenase subunit beta — translation MSTGVTEPKGANNDTVRRLNMIEAINDALDIMLERDPDVIVLGEDVGYFGGVFRCTAGLQEKHGKTRVFDTPISECGIIGVAVGMGAYGLRPVPEIQFADYIYPGLDQLVSEAARLRYRSATEYIAPMTVRTPFGGGIFGGQTHSQSPEALFTHVSGLKTVIPSTPYDAKGLLISCIEDNDPVIFFEPKRIYNGPFSGYYDKPAEPWKRHPQSEVPEGYYRIPLGKARTVTEGEALTVLAYGTMVHVAESVCREKGVDAEILDLRTLAPLDIEAIEASVKKTGRCLIVHEATRTSGFGAELSALVTERCFYHLEAPVERVTGFDTPYPHSLEWAYFPGPIRIGEAIDQLLSE, via the coding sequence ATGAGCACCGGGGTGACAGAACCCAAGGGGGCCAACAACGACACCGTGCGACGCCTCAATATGATCGAGGCGATCAACGACGCGCTCGATATCATGCTGGAGCGCGATCCGGACGTGATCGTTCTGGGCGAGGATGTCGGCTATTTCGGCGGCGTGTTCCGCTGCACCGCCGGTCTGCAGGAAAAGCACGGAAAGACGCGCGTTTTCGATACGCCGATTTCCGAATGCGGAATTATCGGCGTGGCGGTGGGCATGGGCGCCTACGGCTTGCGGCCGGTGCCTGAAATCCAGTTTGCCGACTATATTTACCCCGGTCTCGATCAGCTCGTGTCCGAAGCGGCGCGGCTTCGTTATCGTTCTGCCACCGAATATATCGCACCGATGACCGTGCGTACCCCGTTCGGCGGCGGAATTTTCGGCGGGCAGACGCATAGTCAGAGCCCGGAGGCGCTGTTCACCCACGTTTCCGGCCTGAAGACGGTGATCCCCTCGACACCTTACGATGCCAAGGGTCTGCTGATTTCGTGCATCGAGGACAACGATCCGGTGATCTTCTTCGAACCGAAGCGGATCTATAACGGTCCGTTCAGCGGATACTACGACAAGCCCGCCGAACCGTGGAAGCGCCATCCGCAGAGCGAGGTACCCGAGGGATATTACCGAATCCCGCTAGGCAAAGCGCGCACGGTGACCGAGGGCGAGGCACTGACCGTTCTTGCCTATGGCACGATGGTTCATGTGGCCGAATCGGTGTGCCGCGAAAAGGGTGTCGATGCCGAGATCCTGGATCTCCGCACGCTCGCCCCGCTCGACATCGAAGCCATCGAAGCATCGGTGAAGAAGACCGGGCGCTGCCTGATCGTGCACGAAGCGACGCGCACGTCCGGCTTCGGTGCTGAACTGTCCGCGCTGGTTACCGAGCGCTGTTTCTATCATCTCGAAGCGCCGGTTGAGCGTGTGACCGGCTTCGACACCCCGTATCCGCACAGCCTCGAATGGGCCTATTTCCCAGGCCCCATTCGCATCGGCGAAGCGATCGACCAGCTCTTGAGCGAGTAA